The following coding sequences lie in one Saccharopolyspora hordei genomic window:
- a CDS encoding DUF3099 domain-containing protein: protein MNGGGIVVNSSHRDDSPVLITEAQPSLDDQQAMRRRRYAIMMASRIPCLVMAAVVFQVWQLSWLALIILAISIPLPWMAVLIANDRPAKKTEKVNRFRRSHHALESREHQVIES from the coding sequence ATGAATGGTGGAGGTATCGTCGTGAACAGCTCACATCGTGACGACTCCCCGGTGCTGATCACCGAGGCCCAGCCGTCATTGGACGATCAGCAGGCGATGCGTCGCCGCAGGTACGCGATCATGATGGCCAGCCGGATCCCGTGCCTGGTGATGGCAGCGGTGGTGTTCCAGGTGTGGCAGCTGTCGTGGCTGGCCCTGATCATCTTGGCCATCTCCATCCCGTTGCCGTGGATGGCGGTGCTCATCGCCAACGACCGGCCGGCCAAGAAGACCGAGAAGGTCAACCGCTTCCGGCGCTCGCACCACGCCCTGGAGTCGCGCGAGCA
- a CDS encoding 1-acyl-sn-glycerol-3-phosphate acyltransferase has protein sequence MLYTVSKKVVSAVARTIYRPTVIGADKVPTTGPVILAPNHLAVLDSFIVPLVLPRPVAFLAKAEYFRGSGVKGSLTKWLFTAWGAIPVDRGKGRAAKESLEAAEKVLRAGGAFGIHPEGTRSPDGRLYRGRTGVARLALSTGAPVVPVALTGTDKLLPRGKRIPRLHPVTVRFGDPLDFSRYAGMDSSLPVLRSITDEIMYAIAELSEQEYVDRYQRPGAAAA, from the coding sequence GTGCTGTACACGGTGAGCAAGAAGGTCGTCAGTGCGGTGGCGCGGACGATCTACCGGCCGACGGTGATCGGCGCGGACAAGGTGCCCACCACCGGTCCGGTCATCCTGGCGCCGAACCACCTCGCCGTGCTCGACAGCTTCATCGTCCCGCTGGTGCTGCCCCGACCGGTGGCGTTCCTGGCCAAGGCCGAGTACTTCCGCGGCAGCGGCGTCAAGGGCTCGCTGACGAAGTGGCTGTTCACCGCGTGGGGCGCCATCCCGGTGGACCGGGGCAAGGGGCGCGCCGCGAAGGAGTCGCTGGAGGCCGCCGAGAAGGTGCTGCGCGCCGGTGGCGCGTTCGGCATCCACCCGGAGGGCACCCGCTCCCCCGACGGCCGCCTCTACCGCGGCCGCACCGGTGTCGCGCGGCTCGCGCTGAGCACCGGCGCTCCGGTCGTGCCGGTGGCGCTGACCGGCACCGACAAGCTCCTGCCGCGCGGCAAGCGGATCCCGCGGCTGCACCCGGTCACGGTGCGCTTCGGCGACCCGCTGGACTTCTCCCGCTACGCGGGCATGGACAGCTCGCTGCCGGTGCTGCGGTCGATCACCGACGAGATCATGTACGCCATCGCCGAGCTCTCCGAGCAGGAGTACGTCGACCGCTACCAGCGCCCGGGCGCTGCGGCGGCCTGA
- a CDS encoding HhH-GPD-type base excision DNA repair protein translates to MPNKLNLTGDADADQLLSEDPFALLTGMLLDQQVAMEVAFAGPKKIADRMGGFDVRTIAESDLDEFVEVCVQKPAIHRYGGSMGRRIHALAQYVVEHYDGRTEAIWTEGDPDGKEVLKRLKALPGYGDQKARIFLALLGKQRGVQPAGWREAAGAYGEEGARRSIADVVDEQTLQEVRAWKKEQKAAAKAAKG, encoded by the coding sequence ATGCCGAACAAGCTCAACCTCACCGGCGACGCCGACGCGGACCAGCTGCTCAGCGAGGATCCCTTCGCCCTGCTCACGGGCATGCTGCTGGACCAGCAGGTGGCGATGGAGGTCGCGTTCGCCGGGCCGAAGAAGATCGCCGACCGGATGGGCGGGTTCGACGTCCGCACGATCGCCGAGTCCGATCTGGACGAGTTCGTCGAGGTGTGCGTGCAGAAGCCGGCCATCCACCGGTACGGCGGGTCGATGGGGCGGCGGATCCACGCGTTGGCGCAGTACGTGGTCGAGCACTACGACGGCCGGACCGAGGCGATCTGGACCGAGGGCGACCCGGACGGCAAGGAGGTCCTGAAGCGGCTCAAGGCGCTGCCCGGCTACGGCGACCAGAAGGCGCGGATCTTCCTCGCGCTGCTGGGCAAGCAGCGGGGCGTCCAGCCCGCCGGCTGGCGCGAGGCCGCCGGGGCCTACGGCGAGGAGGGCGCGCGCCGGTCGATCGCCGACGTCGTCGACGAGCAGACCCTCCAGGAGGTCCGCGCGTGGAAGAAGGAGCAGAAGGCCGCCGCCAAGGCCGCCAAGGGCTGA
- a CDS encoding aminoglycoside phosphotransferase family protein: MHVGQLAVSPETVRALVDEQFPAWRELPVRRVDSRGTVNAIFRIGERLAARFPLQPGDADATRRQLAAEADRARELLGRTRFPTPQPVALGEPGAGFPLPWSVQTWVPGTVATEADPGVALARDLAEFIRDVRALDTRGRTFSGTGRGGDLRAHEAWVQTCFRRSEPFLDVPRLRRTWRDLRELPRGSTRDVMTHGDLIPDNLLVSGGRLAGVIDVGGLGPADPALDLVVAWHLFDAGPRRALREALGCDDLEWQRGAAWAFVQAVGLVWYYAESNPGMSELGRRTLERLLGEG; the protein is encoded by the coding sequence ATGCACGTCGGGCAGCTGGCCGTCTCGCCGGAAACGGTGCGTGCGCTGGTGGACGAGCAGTTCCCCGCGTGGCGGGAGCTGCCCGTCCGGCGCGTGGACTCGCGGGGGACCGTCAACGCGATCTTCCGCATCGGCGAGCGGCTCGCGGCCCGGTTCCCGCTGCAGCCGGGTGACGCCGACGCGACGCGGCGGCAGCTCGCGGCCGAGGCGGACCGGGCCCGCGAGCTGCTGGGCCGCACCCGGTTCCCCACGCCTCAGCCGGTCGCGCTGGGCGAGCCCGGGGCGGGGTTCCCGCTGCCGTGGTCGGTCCAGACCTGGGTGCCCGGAACCGTGGCCACCGAGGCGGACCCGGGCGTGGCGCTCGCGCGCGACCTGGCCGAGTTCATCCGCGACGTCCGCGCCCTCGACACGCGCGGGCGCACGTTCTCCGGGACGGGCCGCGGCGGCGACCTGCGGGCGCACGAGGCCTGGGTGCAGACCTGCTTCCGCCGCAGCGAGCCGTTCCTGGACGTCCCGCGGCTCCGGCGGACGTGGCGGGACCTGCGGGAGCTGCCGCGCGGCTCGACCCGGGACGTCATGACGCACGGCGACCTGATCCCGGACAACCTGCTCGTCTCCGGCGGGCGGCTGGCCGGGGTCATCGACGTCGGCGGGCTCGGCCCGGCCGACCCCGCGCTGGACCTGGTCGTGGCTTGGCACCTGTTCGACGCCGGACCGCGGCGGGCGCTGCGCGAGGCCCTCGGTTGCGACGACCTGGAGTGGCAGCGCGGCGCGGCGTGGGCGTTCGTGCAGGCCGTGGGCCTGGTCTGGTACTACGCCGAGAGCAACCCGGGCATGAGCGAACTGGGACGGCGCACGCTGGAGCGCCTCCTGGGCGAAGGCTGA
- a CDS encoding GNAT family N-acetyltransferase gives MFSVSLGDDNAELRPLEPWRAEEFLAHVDRGREHIGRYIGLADAVTDLESSRSFLRQYAERAASDTGRIFGIWVDDQLVGGVLFRTMDVPGGTAEAGCWLEPSAVGRGLVTRAARVIIDWAIEERGIHRVEWHVASANRPSIAVAQRLGMVRDGVLRESTLHRGERQDVEVWSVLAPEWRAAKRAG, from the coding sequence ATGTTCTCGGTCTCACTGGGGGATGACAACGCGGAGCTGCGCCCGCTCGAACCGTGGCGCGCCGAGGAGTTCCTGGCGCACGTGGACCGCGGGCGCGAGCACATCGGGCGGTACATCGGGCTGGCCGACGCGGTCACCGACCTGGAGTCCAGCCGTTCGTTCCTCCGCCAGTACGCGGAGAGGGCGGCGTCCGACACCGGGCGGATCTTCGGGATCTGGGTGGACGACCAGCTGGTCGGCGGCGTGCTCTTCCGGACCATGGACGTCCCGGGCGGCACCGCCGAGGCGGGCTGCTGGCTGGAGCCGTCGGCGGTGGGCAGGGGCCTGGTCACCCGGGCCGCGCGGGTGATCATCGACTGGGCGATCGAGGAGCGCGGCATCCACCGGGTGGAGTGGCACGTCGCGTCGGCGAACCGGCCCAGCATCGCGGTGGCCCAGCGGCTGGGGATGGTCCGGGACGGCGTGCTGCGCGAGAGCACCCTGCACCGCGGCGAGCGGCAGGACGTGGAGGTCTGGTCGGTGCTGGCGCCGGAGTGGCGGGCGGCCAAGCGGGCCGGCTGA
- a CDS encoding DUF7059 domain-containing protein, whose translation MIPDLSHDRIDRLRDAFRAARYDADGVVELLGPEAHLALGRGEPVPALRATTDAGPLGTLVRLFLLGQAEPQDAVEAALAPLSLADALAAGIVVADGDRVRAGLDVRPHGADDQSWWVVSDLDSDLRGGRPVEPDHVLGVGHASLSLVRATSRRPVGSVLDLGTGCGVQALHASTHAQRVTATDVSKRALALAEATFRLNEVDVDLAEGEWFEPVRGRRFDMVVCNPPFVVGPPRTDFTYRDSGLAGDDASALVVRQLPSFLNEGGTGQLLASWVHREGEDWEDRVTRWLPPGAGVDAWFVQRDVADPALYVGTWLRDAGYDLRSPEGVRKAGEWLDWFEANGVVGIGFGFVTLRRTDAAHGEVVCEDLRHAFDDPLGPESDQWLRRVDWLRENGSDEALLAARLVTADSTVLEQVSGPGDEGWRPLVHRLHRTDGPGWQHEVDELGVRLLAGCRGALPLGELLELLAMGFGEDADELTRAAVPVVRELVRHGMVVPAEWEGGAR comes from the coding sequence GTGATTCCAGACCTGTCCCATGACCGCATCGATCGACTTCGCGACGCGTTCCGCGCCGCGCGCTACGACGCCGACGGCGTGGTGGAGCTGCTCGGCCCGGAGGCGCACCTCGCGCTCGGGCGCGGCGAACCGGTGCCCGCGCTGCGCGCCACGACCGACGCCGGGCCGCTCGGCACGCTCGTCCGGCTGTTCCTGCTCGGGCAGGCCGAGCCGCAGGACGCCGTGGAGGCCGCGCTCGCGCCGCTGTCCCTGGCCGACGCCCTGGCCGCCGGGATCGTCGTCGCCGACGGCGACCGGGTCCGCGCCGGGCTCGACGTCCGCCCGCACGGCGCCGACGACCAGTCGTGGTGGGTGGTGTCGGACCTCGACTCCGACCTGCGCGGCGGCCGCCCGGTCGAGCCCGACCACGTGCTCGGCGTCGGCCACGCCTCGCTGAGCCTGGTGCGGGCGACCTCCCGCCGGCCGGTCGGCTCGGTGCTGGACCTGGGCACCGGCTGCGGCGTGCAGGCGCTGCACGCGAGCACGCACGCGCAGCGGGTCACCGCGACCGACGTCTCCAAGCGGGCGCTCGCGCTGGCCGAAGCGACGTTCCGGCTCAACGAGGTCGACGTGGACCTGGCCGAGGGCGAGTGGTTCGAGCCGGTGCGCGGGCGCCGGTTCGACATGGTGGTGTGCAACCCGCCGTTCGTGGTGGGCCCGCCGCGCACCGACTTCACCTACCGCGACTCCGGCCTGGCCGGCGACGACGCGAGCGCGCTGGTGGTGCGCCAGCTGCCGTCGTTCCTCAACGAGGGCGGCACCGGGCAGCTGCTGGCGTCCTGGGTGCACCGCGAGGGCGAGGACTGGGAGGACCGGGTGACCCGGTGGCTGCCCCCGGGCGCCGGTGTCGACGCCTGGTTCGTGCAGCGCGACGTCGCCGACCCCGCGTTGTACGTGGGCACGTGGCTGCGCGACGCGGGCTACGACCTGCGCTCCCCGGAGGGCGTGCGGAAGGCCGGCGAGTGGCTGGACTGGTTCGAGGCCAACGGCGTGGTCGGCATCGGCTTCGGGTTCGTCACGCTGCGCCGCACCGACGCCGCGCACGGCGAGGTGGTGTGCGAGGACCTGCGGCACGCCTTCGACGACCCGCTCGGCCCGGAGTCCGACCAGTGGTTGCGGCGCGTGGACTGGCTGCGCGAGAACGGCTCGGACGAGGCCCTGCTGGCGGCCCGGCTGGTCACCGCGGACAGCACGGTGCTGGAGCAGGTCTCCGGGCCCGGTGACGAGGGCTGGCGCCCGCTGGTGCACCGCCTGCACCGCACCGACGGCCCGGGGTGGCAGCACGAGGTCGACGAGCTCGGCGTCCGGCTGCTGGCCGGGTGCCGCGGCGCGCTCCCGCTCGGCGAGCTCCTCGAGCTGCTCGCCATGGGCTTCGGCGAGGACGCCGACGAGCTGACCCGCGCCGCCGTTCCCGTGGTGCGGGAACTCGTCCGGCACGGAATGGTCGTTCCCGCGGAATGGGAGGGTGGTGCGCGATGA
- the dtd gene encoding D-aminoacyl-tRNA deacylase: MRAVATRVTRASVTVDGVVVGKIEEPGLLVLLGVTHSDGREEASKMARKLHEIRALRDEESCATTGAPLLVVSQFTLYGSTRKGRRPSWTGAARPEHAEPLVEAVVAELRERGARVETGVFGAMMSVESVNDGPFTLLVEV, translated from the coding sequence ATGAGAGCGGTCGCCACTCGGGTCACGCGCGCCTCGGTAACGGTCGACGGAGTGGTCGTCGGCAAGATCGAAGAGCCCGGGCTGTTGGTGCTATTGGGCGTGACGCATTCCGACGGTCGTGAAGAAGCCAGCAAAATGGCGCGCAAACTGCATGAGATTCGCGCGTTGCGCGACGAGGAGTCCTGTGCCACGACCGGGGCACCGCTGCTCGTCGTCAGCCAGTTCACGCTCTACGGCTCCACCCGCAAGGGGCGCCGCCCGTCGTGGACCGGGGCCGCGCGCCCGGAGCACGCCGAACCGCTGGTCGAGGCGGTCGTGGCGGAGCTGCGCGAGCGGGGCGCCCGGGTCGAGACCGGGGTGTTCGGAGCCATGATGTCGGTGGAGAGCGTCAACGACGGACCATTCACCCTCTTGGTTGAGGTGTAA